The nucleotide sequence TCGTAAGAAAACTTCTGTTGGACCTGAACAACGAATCATAAATGTAGTTTCAAGTGAGTTCGCAACAGATTTTGTAAAAAAGAACCTTCCTGAAGTCTTAAAAAAAATAGTCACGGTAGATGCGGAAAAATTATTAAATCCGGCTTCTTTTCTAGGAAATAATAAGTTGGATTATTTTATACACTCGGCCGGGTATGTCAATTTATCAACTGATCCTGCCGCCAAGGAGGAAATATTCAATCAAAATTTACAGTTTACCAAAGATATATTCGATACCTATTGCAGCCATATTGTAAAATTCGTCTATATAAGTACGGCATTTGCCGCAGGAAATATAGGTGGATTATTGCACAACGATTATACCAACATAAAAAACGGTAATTACCGCAATCATTACGAAGCCTCCAAACACGCTTCGGAAAAGTTCCTGTTAAAAGCTGGTAGGGCAAAAAATATTCCAATTCAAATTTTGCGGCCCAGTGTGCTTGGGGGAAATATTTATGGGAGCCCAAATTATTTTATATCAAAATACATGGTCTTTTACCTTTTTGCGAAGTTTTTTCACAATAGCAGCTCGAAGGACGCCATACGTATTACTACCAAAACGGACACTGGGTTAAATATTATTCCAACGGACTATGCCGCTCAGGTAATTGCCATGGTGATTTCTAAAGAAATTCAACAATTGAACATTGTTAATTCCAAAGAGACGAACATGAAAAAAGGCATTGCCAAAATTTTGAAGGTCGTAGGCTTCTCCAATTTTAGTTTTACCGAAGATCAAATTAATACCTCAACAGGATTTTCTTCAAAGTTGGAAGAGTTTTACTACGAAACCATTGGACTGCATTTACACCCCTACATGACCTCTAAACCCAATGAATGGGACACAAGCCTATTGGAGAGTATCTTGCCCATACCTAACTACAACCTAGTGGATTATTTATCTGAAACAGTTGCTTTTGCCAAGGCCAAGAATTTTAGAAATCAGAAGTGGTAAAACAAATATAGTATTCAGTATAGTATGTAAAAACAAAAAACTCTTTCCAACTAAGGAAAGAGTTTTTTAATACTTAAAAGCTGGAATGTATTAAGCCTCAAAAGGCTCAATAGAAACATAGGATTTACCTCCTGCTTTCTTTTGGAATTTTACAAGACCGTCTACCCTTGCATGCAAGGTATGATCTTTTCCAGCATAAACATTTTCACCTGGGTTATGTTTAGTACCACGTTGTCTTACAATGATGTTCCCAGCAATGGCAGCTTGTCCACCATAAATCTTAACGCCCAAGCGTTTTGATTCTGATTCCCTACCGTTTTTAGAACTACCTACACCTTTCTTATGTGCCATGATATATTGTTTTAATTCTTGTTATTAACTTAAAGCGGCAATCAATTCTGCTTTTTTCATTGAAGAATAACCTTCAACTCCCTTAGCTTTTGCCAATTCTCTTAGCTCTGCAACCGTATTTTTACTCAAATCCTCGGTAGCTTTAGCTTCCTCCTTCTTTGGAGCTTCTGCTTTTACCTCTGCTTTTTTAGCAGCAGGTTTAGCTTCTTTTTTTGGTTCCGCCTTTTTCTCAGATTTTTTGGCTCCAGAGGCAATAATACCTTCTATTACCAATTCAGTCAAATATTGACGGTGACCGTTTTTCTTTTTGTAACCTTTACGTCTTTTCTTTTTAAAGACAATTACCTTATCACCTTTTAGGTGCTTAATGACTTTAGCCTCAACAGCGGCTCCGTCTATAGCTGGGGCGCCAATTGTTATGTTACTACCATCTTCCAACAAAAGAACGTTATCAAAGGTTACTTTGCTACCTTCTTCGTCTTGTAAACGGTGAACATACACTTTTTGGTCTTTCGCAACTTTAAATTGCTGCCCTGCTATCTCTACAATTGCGTACATAGCTTGTGTTATTTATAAATTTAAGAACAAGCCTAATATTTACTTAGGCGGGTGCAAATATACTCCTAAATCCTTAATCCACAAGTGATTTTTGAGATTTTTAAACCGATTTTCTTTTGAGGTTGTTCGAAGTCTTGAACAACTGCATAAATGACAGGGTCAGAACCAAGGTAGTTGCAAAGCCCATAATGGCCACGGTAAAGAAAACAATACCCTCCGATGTGTTATAATCGCGGAACCATACTTTGGAGAGTTCATCCAAAAATCCCAGATTAATCTCCGTAGCATAAAAGGCGAAAAACAATGTAAAGATCAATGTCCCTACAAAACCGGTAACAATCCCCGCCGTAAAACCTTTGCCATAATTAAAGGATGGCCCTTCCTTGAGCCTAAAATATTTTATGGCCTCATATATCCCGAATCCCGTAATTACACCATTAAAAAGACTATAAAAAATATTGGTGTGAAGATTAAAAAGGGACAACAATAAGAAATAGGCAATTAATGAGCCGCTAACAGCTATGCCAAACCTAATAGGGAGTGCAAATTGTTTCATTGTATAGAATTTTCTAGGTTATGCATTTAATTTACAGAATTTTAATGATTTATGCACGCAAATTAACAAGGAATTGATTTTATAGTCGATTTTAGCCCCGAATCACATTAAACCCTCCGCACAATTCCTTTATTTAAAGGTTAAGTGGATTATTCCTTGCTCAAAAGCTTGTTAATGAAATTGATATTATTGGGGATATGGGCCAAAATTTGGTTGAATTATCATCAAAATAATTCAAGTGTACAAAATAACACCTGTCGATTTTCGCGAAAATGGGATTCGATTGCAGTTATAAAACGTTCACAATTCAGTATCTTTGATATCTTATAAAGTAATGGTGCCGACCATTTAAAAAAACGTCCGCCCAACTTAAAAAATTATCTTAAAAGGCCACTTTAGCCACGCGTAACAACATTAAACTTTACCTGATGATAAAAAAATTAACCCTTATCCTATCCGTCGTAATAGCGGTTGCCTACTCCTGTAAAGATGAAAACAAGGAGAATTCACAAATGAAAGGCGTAATGGCTATCCATGATGAGGTAATGCCAAAAATGGGGACTATAGGCAAATTAGTGGCACAATTGGACGAAAAAATTACGAACGATGCCTCTTCCGACGACTATGTAGCTGCCAGAGAGGAATTAAAGGCTGCACACAAGGCTATGATGGACTGGATGAAAAGCTTTGGCGATAGATTTGATGGCGACGAGATACTGAACGGAAAAGCGTTGACGGAAGAAAAACAAAAATGGCTGGATGAGGAAGAGACCAAAGTCAAGGCCCTTAAGGATCAAATAAATTCCAGTATTAAGCAAGCGGAGGACTTATTACAAAACAATTAAAGCAATACTACTCCGTCCAGCGTAAGGATTCAATAATTTTGCGAATATCCTTTTGCAGATGTACCGCAGCTGGCAAAATAGAATCATAATTAGGTTGGGCATAAAAATACAATGACCCGGTTACGAAGTGCTTTGTACTGTCCGTTACATAAAACTGGGATTGCGAAGCTGCATTACCCTTTACTTCATAATACATTCCATATACCTTGTGAGGTTCGTTAACAACGGGTTCCTCATAAATACCGTCGGCCTTCACAACGTGCTCGTAGCTTAGTTTTTGAGCATCGGTAAGCAGTTTGTCCAAATTGCCGTTCACCGCCTTATAATTAATAAAAATAGAACCTTTCATAAGGGGGTAGTCCAATGTAAAGGAGGTATTGGACTCGGATTTCAATTTGGCCATTTCATTGTATTTGACAGAAAAGTGTTCTGTTTCCAAGATTGCTTCCTTACCCGCGGGATATTCCAGCCTAAGCATTGCCTTAGGTTTCGGCAAAACGTCGTCCTTACATGACGATGCAAGACACAATAATAAAACAATAAGTCCGAGGTTAAGCTTCATGGGGCAATGTAATTTTTATTTGTTTCAATCGCTTTTTATCCAAGCTCTCCACAATAAATTGATACTCTTTGAACATTACCACCTCACCTCTTTTAGGAAAACTTCCTGCAATTTCCAGGACAAAACCTGCTACCGTTTCGGACTCGCCCTTTTTCTCCTCAAAATCGTCCTCATCCTCAATTTTGGCCACTCTATAAAAATCCTTCAAAGCAGTTTTGCCATCGAAGACAAAGTTAAAATCGTCCAGCTTAGAGAAAATTAAGTCCTCATCATCAAACTCATCACTGATATCCCCTACAATTTCCTCAATAATATCTTCAAGGGTAACTATTCCCGAAGTACCCCCGTACTCATCTACCACAATGGCCAAATGATTTTTCTTGGTCTGAAAATCCAGCAACAGGTTGTCCAGTTTCTTGTTCTCAGGGACAAAATAGGGCTCCCTGATCAACGACATCCAATTAAAGGTTTTTCGGTCTATATAAGGCAGGAGATCCTTAACATAAAGTACCCCCAGTACGTTGTCCATATTCTGGGAAAAAACTGGTATCCTTGAGTAGCCATGGGTTTTTATCTCCGCCAAAACTTCCAAAAACTTCATTTCTTCATTAAGGGCAAAAATATCAATCCTAGGTCGCATCACCTGTTTGGTATCCGTATTTCCAAAAGAAACGATCCCTTCAAGTATTTTCTGCTCTTCCACGGTAGTATCCCCCTCGGAGGTGAGCTCCAATGCCTGGGACAAATGACCCACGTTAAGATTGGATTTCTGTTTGCCCAATTTGTTATATAGGAAAATGGTAGCGGACCTCATTGGCAAACTTAAAGGCGAAAACAGAAAATCCAGTACCTTTAAAGGAAAAGCCATGAAAAAGGCGAAGGTAAATCTATTGCGATTGGCGTATACTTTGGG is from Arenibacter algicola and encodes:
- a CDS encoding SDR family oxidoreductase, which encodes MNILLTGATGTLGSRVLFSLLELRFQSIDNIYLPVRKKTSVGPEQRIINVVSSEFATDFVKKNLPEVLKKIVTVDAEKLLNPASFLGNNKLDYFIHSAGYVNLSTDPAAKEEIFNQNLQFTKDIFDTYCSHIVKFVYISTAFAAGNIGGLLHNDYTNIKNGNYRNHYEASKHASEKFLLKAGRAKNIPIQILRPSVLGGNIYGSPNYFISKYMVFYLFAKFFHNSSSKDAIRITTKTDTGLNIIPTDYAAQVIAMVISKEIQQLNIVNSKETNMKKGIAKILKVVGFSNFSFTEDQINTSTGFSSKLEEFYYETIGLHLHPYMTSKPNEWDTSLLESILPIPNYNLVDYLSETVAFAKAKNFRNQKW
- the rpmA gene encoding 50S ribosomal protein L27, which codes for MAHKKGVGSSKNGRESESKRLGVKIYGGQAAIAGNIIVRQRGTKHNPGENVYAGKDHTLHARVDGLVKFQKKAGGKSYVSIEPFEA
- the rplU gene encoding 50S ribosomal protein L21 produces the protein MYAIVEIAGQQFKVAKDQKVYVHRLQDEEGSKVTFDNVLLLEDGSNITIGAPAIDGAAVEAKVIKHLKGDKVIVFKKKRRKGYKKKNGHRQYLTELVIEGIIASGAKKSEKKAEPKKEAKPAAKKAEVKAEAPKKEEAKATEDLSKNTVAELRELAKAKGVEGYSSMKKAELIAALS
- a CDS encoding DUF4199 domain-containing protein, whose product is MKQFALPIRFGIAVSGSLIAYFLLLSLFNLHTNIFYSLFNGVITGFGIYEAIKYFRLKEGPSFNYGKGFTAGIVTGFVGTLIFTLFFAFYATEINLGFLDELSKVWFRDYNTSEGIVFFTVAIMGFATTLVLTLSFMQLFKTSNNLKRKSV
- the gldD gene encoding gliding motility lipoprotein GldD — translated: MKLNLGLIVLLLCLASSCKDDVLPKPKAMLRLEYPAGKEAILETEHFSVKYNEMAKLKSESNTSFTLDYPLMKGSIFINYKAVNGNLDKLLTDAQKLSYEHVVKADGIYEEPVVNEPHKVYGMYYEVKGNAASQSQFYVTDSTKHFVTGSLYFYAQPNYDSILPAAVHLQKDIRKIIESLRWTE
- a CDS encoding gliding motility-associated protein GldE; amino-acid sequence: MDPDPLSLLLNFIAVDSGFAFKIAFLFILLSFSALISGAEVAFFGLSQTDVNEIEEKKTAKGKIIVALLDRPKKLLATILIANNAINIGVVLLFNNIGDTIFADITYVILGLVPVRFLLEVVVVTFLILMFGEILPKVYANRNRFTFAFFMAFPLKVLDFLFSPLSLPMRSATIFLYNKLGKQKSNLNVGHLSQALELTSEGDTTVEEQKILEGIVSFGNTDTKQVMRPRIDIFALNEEMKFLEVLAEIKTHGYSRIPVFSQNMDNVLGVLYVKDLLPYIDRKTFNWMSLIREPYFVPENKKLDNLLLDFQTKKNHLAIVVDEYGGTSGIVTLEDIIEEIVGDISDEFDDEDLIFSKLDDFNFVFDGKTALKDFYRVAKIEDEDDFEEKKGESETVAGFVLEIAGSFPKRGEVVMFKEYQFIVESLDKKRLKQIKITLPHEA